Part of the Mytilus trossulus isolate FHL-02 chromosome 2, PNRI_Mtr1.1.1.hap1, whole genome shotgun sequence genome is shown below.
GGACCCttagtaattatattttttctatcggagcaattacattatttttgattattttctacTGTCGTATATGTTTTAGGATCGGTACAATACACTAGCCCATCGCCAATCATTGAGAAGTGACACTCCTGATGGATGTACTGTCAATCAACATAGTAAAGACAGTAAAAAGTGAAACATTTATGGAGTTGATACAACTCAATACGAATgaagataccaggattacaattttttatttacatcagacgcgcgtttcgtctccaaaagactcatcagtgacataGTTATGTAATGATATCCTAGGTTTCTGTAGTTAATTTCAAATTAGACTGatacaaatgcaaaacaaaacaaacaaaaaaaacccaaaaaattACACTTACGCTTTCTGTCTTTTACATTCATTGCCATATGTGATGCCATCTACACCACAAACTGGGTTATACTCTTCTGTACAGATAACTGGACATTCCCCTACTGATGCTAACTGTACTCCACTATTAAAAAAGAGGAATGAAAAATAATGGCATATTATGGAAACAAGACCTTATTCACtgcaaaaaagaagaaaacatttttatcatGACAAGCTAGTACTAATAATTATTGTTCAAGtcgttaaaattttgatttggtGTTAAGTcgtataattatttttcttaaaaaaacatttaactcGAGGTATTTGCAATACATGGACATATTTTACTACTTTTAATTGAGTTATAATACTTACGCTGCTTGTCTGATACAGTCGTTGTCATAAGTTCGTCCATCCACTCCACATACAGGGACCAGCTCTAATGAACATTTCTCTTTACATAGTGACATGTCCGCTAAACCAACCCCACTAAAAGatacacaatatatattgatatagatTTTAACACGAGAGTCTTGCGTACCAATTACAAGCAAGACATTTCTTATAAATTCCGTGCTATGGTAAATTTGtgtctttcatttttactaatgtgttttttctatatgcctttttatgtttcttatCTACTTGCTTGTTTTCATAGTGattaagatttaaaacaatgctgactgatgtacccaaatttttgacatttttaccttttgtgtctgtttgttttgttatacaagtgagaggtttagctagttataaaaccaggttaattccaattttctacataagaaaatgtctgcaCTGAAGTTTCCTCGATGTTTGGTATTTTCgtgcttttaattttttataacttataatTAACACTTCCtatgtattgtatgtttttatttttcttgttgaaAACAGTGGATTGAGGAgtgattattattttatttgaagggtatatatatctttgataacattttgtttgCAGTTTTTATTTCCATATGTGTGTTATATGTTTTCACCAGTTTTGTTACTGATGAAATTGCATTCCATACACAGGCTCACTTTTATGGGGTACTATATTCCGTAGCAAAAaggaattaaaattaaaaaggaaattAATCCCTTATAAGAAGCCACATGTGAATAATCAGACCAacgttgttgtccattcgtttgatgtgttttgtgatttgaatttgccatttgataagggactttccgattgaatttttctcggagttcagtatttttgtaattttacttttgactTACTTCATTTTCCTATGGCAGTCATTAACGTAGAGAAGGCCATCAGTACCACAGACAATGTCGTATTCACTTGGACATTGCTGAACACACTTTCCATCATAAGCACATGCGACGCCCCTGAAACATTAattaattgtaaaacatttccCCAATAAGCATGTTGAACTCCTTCTTAAATCCTAGAAATCCGTTTAATGAAGAAAAGTACACACTATACATATTAATTACATTTTGTTCATTAAATTCAACCGGCacataaacataataaatgtatGATAAATTCTCTCTTGAACATTTATCTAcgattacaaaaatattatgtttcttATATATGAGTCTAGCACGTTAAATAACAGTGCATCTTACTGCTTCTTTCAAATATAAGACGCTACAAATCTATGTCAGAAGTATATCTCACTATCCTCAAACATATAGTATTACTCCAGAACTCTAAACAGATTTTATGGAGCGTTATAAGATAATGACATCagcaataataataacaataataataataataataataatgaccATTCCGTACGTTGCAATTAATTCTGCcaaattggtttaaattatCCTGAATGTGGATGAAATGACTAAGATGTAAAGttatctttaataaaaagtaaaataacaaaaataatgttgtttGCTTATGTTGCTATATATAAATGAGGATATATCACTTTTTTGTAACGGCTTAAGTTTAAACTACCTAAAAGTAACAAAGAGTACATTAAAGTACATTTGTGTAGattgtttttgtacttttttcgaTCTGATGAGTCAATCCTTTTTAACTGATTCTTACGGGTTGTTCTTTTATTCTGCTAGAACTCAGAAgagtaattcagtggttgtcgttggctGCTATTTAACATTATTGGTTTACTTGATCACACTAATTATGccgtttttctcgtttgaattgttttacatattgcCATTGAGAGGATTGCATATATATAATAGTATCTAATTGTAGAGTATGGATTTTGCTCACTTTTAAAGACTGTATAGTGACCTAGCTATGATTGTCTACAAGAGTATGTCTTTAATGGGGGTCTCGTTGGCAATTATTATGCCACATATtcgtatttctatatttattacTTGAATACTTACGCAGCTTTTAAATAACACTTGTTGTAGTATGTTTGTCCATCGACCCCACAGACAGGTACGTACTCCGTGGGACAGCTTGTTATACACGTGCCTACATAGGCTATGTTTACTCCACTGAAAAGCATTATTAATGTATATATGCATGTAGATGTATAATATTTCAGATGTATCTCAATAATATCTTAAAGGTTCATCAAAGATATCAAGCTTTCACTGAAGTTCGTGAGAAATTTAGGTATCATACCACCAAAACATATTATGGGAAGAACAtgacccgtgtcatgccaacaactgttttttaaattttagttccgatgcaaaggcACTATAAGtcaatcaatattaacgccaaaatatgcaatctctatttaaagtttttgtttgcTTCAGatgtgaatactgacatttttaaGGAAGAATATTGGAATAACTATTAAACTTCTAAGGGATGATATGTATTTTTCCTAACAATTTGATGAAACAAGATATTCTGGTCAagcagaataaaaaaatattttgaaggcaaatcccccccacccccacccccacaCACACCACATAgtgtaaaaaattgaaagaaaaaaaatagcatcgaaaaactaaataaatgtgTTCGGCCTTTGCTCGAAAAACTTTTTCTGACTGAAATAAAACCAACATAAATCCCGTCCTAGAAGTTAATAAAAAGTTCAGTTCGGCTTCCTAACAAATATTGCATTTGATAGAGATATCGATCTTGCTGAACTAGAAATAAAAACAGATAGCAGTATACAAatgtttatgataaaaatatacttGTAAAATAGCTTAGTTTTTATGTACAGGACTACCTGAATAGAATGTTAAAACTTACTTTAAATCTCGAACACAGTCGTTTCTATACGTGATCCCATTAACACCACATACAGGTTGGTACAGATGAGTACACCGACATTTACCTCGGTGCACATAGCTGACGTAACtgtaaataagaaaacaaatatttataattggttCCTATAAAAGTTCGGGATATTCAATGGTTGTTCATAGGCGCAAAAGCATTGAAAGACTTGAAATAACAAGCcatttttgattaatgaaacAAACGTCTTCTTATCAATAGCTTTTGGTGTTACTTTGATACATATagcgtggctctgtacttatacattccgTTATGGTGCCattgtaaaacatgtttgtatGCTTGTCTTTCATCTTTGTTTGGAgccttttttttatgtttctttaataCATATATGATGATCATGAGGATCTGTACTtatatacatcccgtcattgtgttgttgtactatggtaaatttgtgtcttattttgtctttaatttttgccAATACGCTTGGTCTAAATGCCATTTTGTGCTtatttgttacaatttttttatttttttttattggttaagataataacaatgttgactgatgtacccctgtttttgacatttttaccttttgtgtatgcttgttttaattatgtatcgtatatcaatataatggaatttgatgcgactgtcatacaagtgaggggttcagctagctataaaacataaaaccaggttcaatctaccacttactacataagaaaatgcatgtaccaagtcaggaatatgacagttcatttatccattcgtttgatgtgtttgtgcttttgattttgccatttgattggggactCGAAGTTaagtatgtttgtgattttacttttttgcatACTGATGTGAACTTACGGATTTAAAGCAAGGTAACATCTATTATGGTATGTTCTTCCGTCAGATCCACATAATGGATCCCACACACTTTCACAGATCGAATCAAACGTCTTCTTTATAATAGCTGTaaagaaaatagtttttttttcattacatctCTCAAGTCAAACtcacaaaatcaaaacaacattttattttgattaacaGATGATTATCTGCATGCTTAAAATGTTATTATGAgaagaaaactaaaaaagaggttttttttttgtgcaacAAGTTTGTGAATTAACTGCTGAATGGCCGATATTTTCCAgttcaaattaattaattagATTGTTGATAAACTATCCACGTAAGTACAAAAGAGAGGACATCACAATGGAATCTGATAGCAATACGTAAAAATAGAGGACATCCCAATGGAATCTGATAGTAATACGTTGAGAGGCGAAAGATgtcaaagggacattcaaactaataagtcgaaaacaaactgacttTACcataacaaacaatttaaaaggaaCAAAAGATGAACAACTGactacaaaacacaacatagaaaaaaacaaaagacttggtaatacgaaccccaccaaaaaccatgGGTGGTGTCAAGTGATTATGAcaggtaagcatatcctgctccacattttGACAACCGTTGTGGTGATAATGTAGAATATAAAATGttgacacagagatatgtctcgcctgtcggtaaataattaaaaaaaaagagacaatCTGATAGACAGCAACATTGGTAATTAATTCAATGTCGCTGGACCATAAACTATTGGGAAAGGTCCCCTATTCAACTATTTTGTAtcgtttgttcttatgttgttacAACACTGTACTACAAATGTAGATTAGGGTGGGTTGAGCGCTcccaaacatgtttaacaccgccacattctgtatgtgtcaTTTCCGAGCCAGGAGCCTGAAGTTTTCGTTCGTTCATGTCTGTCCTATTTGTTATttcgtaaattattttgttaaaaatttggcCGTCAGCTTTCTCCATTGAAATATATCACATTTTTCATGTCGGAACTTTTACAGTCGACcatacggtatgggtttttctcatttttgaaggctgtGTGGTTGCCATTATTTGCTAACATTTTTTCGAACTTTTATGGAAAGTTGTCTCGTTGGCCATCGTACTAAATCTCACCATTGTTATACAGTCGTCATTTTGATCTGTACCGATGGTAATgcaacttgatagaaaatatcatTGATCTATAGCTATCACAAGTAATTCTAATCAAACTATTAGCAGAAATCTTAACattgaaaattgttaataaaTTCAAAGTCGTTGAACTATGACGAGGAGTAGGACCTCGTAAAGTCATCAATCTGATACGTACTGATTAATGCAATCTATTACAAGTAGATCCTTTAAGCAGAAAACTTTATTAATCGTCGACGCAAACTatacgacgacgacgacgacccGAAAAAAGCATCCCCTTTGTCTAATTTTCGGAATTTTCGTTTCAGACGAAGGCCGCAAAACCTTGTGATACGCATGATAAGTCTAATTCGTTAGGTCACATTCGAGAGCAAAACTGGCGGGAGTTTGTTCGTGTCAATTGGAACATTTTATTCGTCATCTGTAAAACAGTTGTGCCATACcggtttgggatgaaaatttcaggaactcaattttcggctctcccttgacaccatttgcgagtatggtcttaaggaaacgatgatagtccgtcggaaggggacgataaatggctgacccgtgttaagagagagccatatctcttgcacgttaaagacacccttgtagatttcgaaaaagagtaggcttatgccgctacaaggcagcactcgcacccgcaaagtggaaagggattaatataagttgcaaaacttgtttcccaatccactctaaataaatatgtttaaactaaactaaaccggtcaaccaacttgttATCACATAACACAGTTAAACATATTCagcaaaatgttaaaattaaaaaatttcatatACGAAGTCgtctttacagaaatattttcaagattcatgaaaaaacaacacataaatgtCTAATTGACACCTAAAACTTACGGGTTGACGTTGACGATTGAATTAATATCATTGTTATCATCGCTAATACCAATATAGTGGAATCCATTTTGTCTGTAAAAgaatatacaaaaagaaatctATTTGGAATGATGAAAAATATGTCCTCTAAAAGAACTGTTTCCATGAATTCAAAAGCGACACAAAGCACACGTCATCCGTGTATTATCTTTcttaaatttcttcttttactacaatgatttaaacatatattcatATGTAACTTGTCATGTTTTAGAAAAGTGTAtacctaaaaaaaatcactttaggtcatatgtattaacCGGAAGATTTCTCGGAAATTGGCAAGATTGTGGTTATCATTACCATCCTGTCCAAGATTACGCAAAAATCATATGATGAATTTGAAAAACAggatatcaaatattttcaatcgTATTTTAATAGATCTTAAATAAAATAGGTGTTTATTGTACTCTTAGATGTATAACTCTAGTGATTCTTTCGCCCTATTTATGTATGACAATATAGTAAAATACGAATACGGATAAATACGATTTTcaacaataaactaaaattgtagaaaattaattcaaatgtttctcaaaatgatttttttttatatagtttgttATTTCCAGTTTTTTTCCTGTAATATATCATGCGATTGATAAATGAATAACTTACagtattttttagaaatttaaatgtgCTTACCTTTTCGCTTATATACTGCTTGCTTTTTTAAACTATGAATATCTTATAGTAAAAATGTCCAGAATTTCGTTATCAAATAGCCAAAGGGATATACGTCCATGAATTTTTGCATCTACGTTACACTTCAATTCCCAAAGAAAACTGTTAggccatttttgttttatcaaatattttaatagttgCTCTAAGGTTAAACTATGTTGTAAAACGTTTGATACAATACAACCAAAATTTTCTATGGTAAATGCGTTTAACAAAACGAGGACACGATTTCGCGGTAGATAGTGTAATTACATTGCCTAGGAGGCATTGTGTTCGGAAAaagagatgtgaatattttaGGTGCAAGATGTtggttattatatatatatatatattgaaaattgtcttttatgtttatttagGTTTTGAACTGTAGTcctcaataatatttaaaaaggtatacatgatatagggAAGATTTCCTCTAAATTATTTTCACATCAGGACCACGCAATTTCTAAACGGCCTCAAATCTATTTGAAATTTCTCAGTATCTTACATTCAAATGTAAACTTTGGAATTTTAAGGACATTCTGGTGGACTATTGAAAATGTGGTCTAATTGTAAAGAAGGGTGCCCTCAACAAATACCAAAGTTCCgttgaaaataaatctaaaaattgtcttttgaatatgaaataattaattttggTTAAAGAGGTCTTTCGATGATAAATtgttcaaaacatttacaatctgcattagttttcaattttcgaatattttaagatttaaacaattttcagaTTTTAACAATACGAGTATTAAATGAAATACAGTGGGTATAGGTCCTACCTTTTGTATGATTGAAAGgaagtataaaatataaacttaagAGTTACAGAACAACACAATAACAGAGAAATTACAATACCATGTGCTAaggttttaaatagatataggaagatgtggtatgagtgccaatgagacaactctccatccaaataacaatttataaaagttaaccacGCATTAtgggtcaaggtacggccttcaacacagagccttggctcacaccgactagcaagctataaagggtcccaaaaattactagtgtaaaatcattcaaacagaaaaatcaacggtctaatgtttatgtttaaagAACGTATGTAAGCTACATCAACCGTGACCATGTATGCTAAAAGCATTCGTGTATGCTACAGCGGAAGCACTTATACACCCAGCACATGTTCATATGCTACTCACAATTAAAGCATCTTACCAGAAGCACTTATACACCCAACACACGTACATATGCTACTCACAAAGCATCTTGCCAGAAACACTCATATATGCTACGCCAAACTCATTTATATATGCTACGCCTAACGCActtaaaaccagatgctccgcgaGCGCAgttttatacgaccacagaggttgaaccctgaacggttggggcaagtatggacacaacattcaagctggattcagctctaaatttggattgtgattaaatacttgacacagcataggtttctgacacagaatgaatgtggtctaatgaacttaaaatattttttttgcctttgagcaattcactatgctgttgaatattaatcctctcaaaaaaatgtttgaagaaattttctttttatttatgaaatctgaaatgaaaaaaattgaccccccccccaattttttttcacatccccctttcccttatttcaaaactgatctcaattcaaatttctaatgaagtttgcaacaataactactcatttaaatacatcataaaatattaaaatgtaaaaaagtgcttgttatcactgaatggtaaagattgttttaatctatcagttggtagtaaaagtgaatatacattgaatattgtataaaacaatgatttaagttgattcaactactattctggacaaagaaagataactccaattgaaatccaattggaatttcttgctattgcacaatattgtgcaattatatatttctagctattgtgcaatactgtgcaattgaaaatatttgctattgcacaatactgtgcaattgaagatttcttgctattgcacaatactgtgcaattgaagatttcttgctattgctgaatactgtgcaattgaaaatttcttgctattgcacaatacttaatataattttggatcctgatttggaccaacttgaaaactgggcccataatcaaaaatctaagtacatggttagattcagcatatcaaagaggcccaagaattcaatttttgttaaaatcaaacttaatttaattttggaccctttggactttaatgtagaccaattttaaaacgggaccaaaaattaagaatctacatacacagttagatttggcatatcaaagaaccccaattattcaatttttgatgaaatcaaacaaagttttattttggaccccgatttggaccaacttgaaaactgggccaataataaaaaaatctaagtacatttttagattcagcatatcaaagaaccccaaggattcaatttttgttaaaatcaaactaagtttaattttggaccctttggaccttaatgtagaccaatttgaaaacgagaccaaaattaagaatctacatacaaagttagattcggcatattaaataaccccaattattcaatttttgatgaaatcaaacaaagtttaattttggaccctttattcctaaactgtttggaccaaaactcccaaaatcaataccaaccttccttttatggtcataaaccttgtgtttaaatttcatagatttctatttacttatactaaagttatggtgcgaaaaccaagaaaaatgcttatttgggtccctttttggccccttattcctaaactgttgggacataaactcccaaaatcaataccaaaatttcttttgtggtcataaacattgtttaaatttcattgatttctatttacttaaactaaagttattgtgcgaaaaccaagaataatgcttatttgggcccctttttggcccccaattcctaaactgttcgaaccaaaactcccaaaatcaatcccaacctttcttttgtggtcataaaccttgtgtcaaaatttcatagatttctattaacttaaactaaagttatagtgcgaaaaccaagaaaatgcttatttgggccctttttggcccctaattcctaaaatgttgggaccaaaactcccaaaatcaatcccaaccttccttttgtgttcataaaccttgtgttaaatttcatagatttctattcacttttactaaagttagagtgcgaaaaataaaactattcggacgac
Proteins encoded:
- the LOC134705444 gene encoding agrin-like isoform X2, whose translation is MDSTILVLAMITMILIQSSTSTPIIKKTFDSICESVWDPLCGSDGRTYHNRCYLALNPYVSYVHRGKCRCTHLYQPVCGVNGITYRNDCVRDLNGVNIAYVGTCITSCPTEYVPVCGVDGQTYYNKCYLKAAGVACAYDGKCVQQCPSEYDIVCGTDGLLYVNDCHRKMNGVGLADMSLCKEKCSLELVPVCGVDGRTYDNDCIRQAAGVQLASVGECPVICTEEYNPVCGVDGITYGNECKRQKAGVQLASEGECPIICTEEYNPVCGVDGITYGNECKRQKAGVQLASAGDCPVICTDEYNPVCGVDGITYGNECKRQKAGVQLASVGECPVVCTEEYIPVCGVDGLTYGNDCKRQKAGVELASPGECKKSCTNDYNPVCGSDGLTYMNQCWLIEAGISFHHQGECCKGYKPVCGVNNRTFNNECELNLQGIAKQYDGVCLAK
- the LOC134705444 gene encoding serine protease inhibitor dipetalogastin-like isoform X3, giving the protein MDSTILVLAMITMILIQSSTSTPIIKKTFDSICESVWDPLCGSDGRTYHNRCYLALNPYVSYVHRGKCRCTHLYQPVCGVNGITYRNDCVRDLNGVNIAYVGTCITSCPTEYVPVCGVDGQTYYNKCYLKAAGVACAYDGKCVQQCPSEYDIVCGTDGLLYVNDCHRKMNGVGLADMSLCKEKCSLELVPVCGVDGRTYDNDCIRQAAGVQLASVGECPVICTEEYNPVCGVDGITYGNECKRQKAGVQLASAGDCPVICTDEYNPVCGVDGITYGNECKRQKAGVQLASVGECPVVCTEEYIPVCGVDGLTYGNDCKRQKAGVELASPGECKKSCTNDYNPVCGSDGLTYMNQCWLIEAGVDVISQGECPKCPSTMNPVCGADGKTYDNDCWLKEAGISFHHQGECCKGYKPVCGVNNRTFNNECELNLQGIAKQYDGVCLAK
- the LOC134705444 gene encoding agrin-like isoform X1, with amino-acid sequence MDSTILVLAMITMILIQSSTSTPIIKKTFDSICESVWDPLCGSDGRTYHNRCYLALNPYVSYVHRGKCRCTHLYQPVCGVNGITYRNDCVRDLNGVNIAYVGTCITSCPTEYVPVCGVDGQTYYNKCYLKAAGVACAYDGKCVQQCPSEYDIVCGTDGLLYVNDCHRKMNGVGLADMSLCKEKCSLELVPVCGVDGRTYDNDCIRQAAGVQLASVGECPVICTEEYNPVCGVDGITYGNECKRQKAGVQLASEGECPIICTEEYNPVCGVDGITYGNECKRQKAGVQLASAGDCPVICTDEYNPVCGVDGITYGNECKRQKAGVQLASVGECPVVCTEEYIPVCGVDGLTYGNDCKRQKAGVELASPGECKKSCTNDYNPVCGSDGLTYMNQCWLIEAGVDVISQGECPKCPSTMNPVCGADGKTYDNDCWLKEAGISFHHQGECCKGYKPVCGVNNRTFNNECELNLQGIAKQYDGVCLAK
- the LOC134705444 gene encoding ovoinhibitor-like isoform X4; translated protein: MDSTILVLAMITMILIQSSTSTPIIKKTFDSICESVWDPLCGSDGRTYHNRCYLALNPYVSYVHRGKCRCTHLYQPVCGVNGITYRNDCVRDLNGVNIAYVGTCITSCPTEYVPVCGVDGQTYYNKCYLKAAGVACAYDGKCVQQCPSEYDIVCGTDGLLYVNDCHRKMNGVGLADMSLCKEKCSLELVPVCGVDGRTYDNDCIRQAAGVQLASAGDCPVICTDEYNPVCGVDGITYGNECKRQKAGVQLASVGECPVVCTEEYIPVCGVDGLTYGNDCKRQKAGVELASPGECKKSCTNDYNPVCGSDGLTYMNQCWLIEAGVDVISQGECPKCPSTMNPVCGADGKTYDNDCWLKEAGISFHHQGECCKGYKPVCGVNNRTFNNECELNLQGIAKQYDGVCLAK